GGATCTCAAAGACAGAAACCAGAATTTACTTAGACCTGAGCACATTCTCCTTCAGATCCTGTACGACGAAAACGACGTCACAAAGATACTGGAAGAACTCAATGTGAACACGGAAGAGATTGCCGACGAACTGGAGGGTTACATCGATTCCCAGTACGGGATATTCTATGGATTTTCCGATCAGGTGTACGTTTCCAGAGAGCTTTCGTACATCCTGGAACTGGCAAGGAAGGAAGCCAGGCTCTTCAAGCAGAAAGACGTGGGGCCTCTGCACTTCCTCCTGGGCCTTCTGAGGGATGGTTCAACGCATGCAGCGCGCGTTCTCAAAAAGTATGGAGTGGACTACGAAAAGGTGCTTCAGAAAGTGAAAGAGCACGAAGAGGAGTTTGTGGATAAGCAATCACCGATCACGGCGTTTGCCACAGATCTGACGAAGCTTGCCAAGGAAGGAAAGATCGGTCCCATCATAGGAAGGGAAAAAGAAATCGAGCGCGTGATAGAGATCTTGATGAGGCGAACGAAGAACAATCCAATACTCATCGGAGATCCTGGAGTGGGGAAAACGGCCATCGTGGAAGGACTTGCTCAGAGGATCGTGGAGGGGAAAGTACCCGATCCTTTAAAAGGTGTGCGTGTGTTGATGGTCGATCTTGGTAGGATGATAGCGGGTACCAAGTACAGAGGTGAGTTCGAAGAAAGGCTAAAATCCTTCCTCGACGAAGTGATGAAACAGAAAGAAAAAACCATTCTGTTCATCGATGAAATCCATACCATAGTCGGAGCGGGAGCAGCTGAAGGGGCAATGGATGCGGCCAACATGTTGAAACCCGCCCTTGCCCGAGGTGAAATCAGGGTCATAGGAGCAACCACACTGGATGAATACAGAAAGCACATAGAAAAGGACAAAGCACTCGCCAGAAGATTTCAGCCGGTTTTGGTGAAGGAACCCAGTGTGGAGGAAACGATAGAGATCCTGAAAGGCCTCAAGAGGGTTTATGAAGAACATCATAAGGTCAAAATAGAAGATGAAGCAATAGAGGCTGCCGCGAAGCTTTCTGCAAGGTACATAACAGACAGATTCCTCCCGGACAAGGCAATCGACCTGCTGGATGAAGCAGCTGCGAGGGTGAAACTGGGCTTCTCAAAACAGAAAAAGGATGAGGCAAGGCTTCAGGAACTCGAAAGAAAGATAAAAGAACTTGAGAACAGAATCGACGAGCTCACCGTGAGGTCCCAGTACAAAGAAGTTGCAGATCTCAAGAAGGAACTTTTCAAACTGAAGAGCGAATACGAAGCCCTGAAGAGTGGAAGGCCGGTCGTCACAGCAGAGAAAATAGCGGAAGTTGTGGAATCCTGGTCTGGAGTACCTGTGTCCAGAATAGTGGAGTCGGAGAAAGAGAAGTTGCTCAAACTTGAAGAGATCATACACCAGAGACTGGTGGATCAGGAAGAGGCCGTCAGAGTTGTGGCGGATGCCATAAGAAAAGCACGTGCGGGGATAAAAGATCCAAACAGACCTGTTGGAACGTTCCTCTTTTTGGGACCAACGGGTGTTGGAAAAACAGAGCTTGCAAAAACACTCGCCGAGGTGCTCTTTGGAAGTGAAAACGCCCTCATTCGAATCGACATGAGTGAGTACATGGAAAAGCACGCCGTTTCCAAACTGATAGGAGCACCACCGGGTTACGTAGGATACGAAGAAGGTGGTCAGCTCACAGAGGCTGTGAGAAGAGGACCGTACAGCGTGATCCTGCTCGACGAGATAGAAAAGGCTCATCCAGATGTTTTTAACATACTGCTTCAGATCATGGATGATGGTAGACTGACCGATGCCAAAGGAAACGTCGTGGATTTTAAAAACACGATCATAATAATGACGAGTAACATAGCAAGCGATCTTATCTTGAACTTCGTCAGAGAAGGCAAAAGCTTCGAGGAGATCGAAGAGAAAGTGAGAGAAGAGTTGAAACACTACTTCAGACCGGAGTTCATAAACAGGATAGACCACGTGGTCGTGTTCAAACCACTCACCAAGGAACATATGAAACAGATAGTGGAGATCATGTTGAAAAGACTCGAAGGTCGTTTGAAGGACAAAAGTATAAGACTGACCATCACCGATGCAGCAAAAGAGTACCTTGCAGAAAAGGGGTATGACCCAACCTTCGGAGCAAGACCGTTGAGAAGACTCATTGAAAGGGAGATAGAGACACCTCTGGCTAGGATGATCATAGCAGGCGAGGTCAAAGAAGGTCAGACGGTAAGAGTAGACTTCAACGGTGAAAAACTGATACTCGAGGTTGCAAGAGAGATCGAGAAGGTGAGTTGAGGGGGATTATCCCCCTCTTTTTCTTTCCCAGTTCAACTCCGCTATGGA
This genomic window from Thermotoga sp. SG1 contains:
- a CDS encoding ATP-dependent Clp protease ATP-binding subunit, whose product is MRNLNDKMKDIFEKSVEDLKDRNQNLLRPEHILLQILYDENDVTKILEELNVNTEEIADELEGYIDSQYGIFYGFSDQVYVSRELSYILELARKEARLFKQKDVGPLHFLLGLLRDGSTHAARVLKKYGVDYEKVLQKVKEHEEEFVDKQSPITAFATDLTKLAKEGKIGPIIGREKEIERVIEILMRRTKNNPILIGDPGVGKTAIVEGLAQRIVEGKVPDPLKGVRVLMVDLGRMIAGTKYRGEFEERLKSFLDEVMKQKEKTILFIDEIHTIVGAGAAEGAMDAANMLKPALARGEIRVIGATTLDEYRKHIEKDKALARRFQPVLVKEPSVEETIEILKGLKRVYEEHHKVKIEDEAIEAAAKLSARYITDRFLPDKAIDLLDEAAARVKLGFSKQKKDEARLQELERKIKELENRIDELTVRSQYKEVADLKKELFKLKSEYEALKSGRPVVTAEKIAEVVESWSGVPVSRIVESEKEKLLKLEEIIHQRLVDQEEAVRVVADAIRKARAGIKDPNRPVGTFLFLGPTGVGKTELAKTLAEVLFGSENALIRIDMSEYMEKHAVSKLIGAPPGYVGYEEGGQLTEAVRRGPYSVILLDEIEKAHPDVFNILLQIMDDGRLTDAKGNVVDFKNTIIIMTSNIASDLILNFVREGKSFEEIEEKVREELKHYFRPEFINRIDHVVVFKPLTKEHMKQIVEIMLKRLEGRLKDKSIRLTITDAAKEYLAEKGYDPTFGARPLRRLIEREIETPLARMIIAGEVKEGQTVRVDFNGEKLILEVAREIEKVS